One Campylobacter pinnipediorum subsp. caledonicus genomic window carries:
- a CDS encoding HsdM family class I SAM-dependent methyltransferase: MPNERKTEGILRNHFGQYTNIISIEEQKSDILKIDKLLKTASKNGSAKGYPDFIISYKQNSQFLIVVECKADIKKHESESKDKYSDFAVDGVLLYASYLSKDFDVLAIGIGGEDESHLKVSHFLHLKGESKASAIFDDKLLSPNEYLNGYLKSPEKFRQDYKTLLDFTKSLNEKLHIYKILESQRSLLISCILIALENEAFKSSYASYKTAKNLAEALVKTVSDELENANIGLEKLNNLNIQFSFIKTDTSLSKKENVLKELIDEIDENINQFIKTHEYFDVLGQLYIEFLRYANSDKGLGIVLTPPHITELFAELAQVNKDSVIYDNCTGTGGFLISAMKKMLQDAKGDEAKEKEIKSKQLIGVEYQSHIFALAVSNMYIHQDGKTNIINGSCFDKNVIDKVKEYKPTVGFLNPPYKSNKKNDTDEFEFILNNLECLVDGGTCIAIVPMQSALATKSNAYELKKNILKNHTLEAVLSMPDELFFNSKVGVVSCIMIFKAHKPHPKNKETYFGYYKDDGFVKRKIRGRFDAFGKWEAIKEKWISNYINKKQEAGFSVSKIITADDEWCAEAYMQTDYIKLSEEDFENTVLNYATFLFNNKIQG; the protein is encoded by the coding sequence ATGCCAAACGAGAGAAAAACAGAAGGTATCCTTAGAAATCATTTTGGGCAATATACTAATATTATTAGTATCGAAGAGCAAAAATCAGATATCCTAAAAATAGACAAATTATTAAAGACAGCATCTAAAAATGGAAGTGCAAAAGGCTATCCTGATTTTATTATTTCATACAAACAAAATTCGCAATTTTTGATCGTTGTTGAATGCAAAGCCGATATAAAAAAACACGAAAGTGAAAGTAAAGATAAATATTCTGATTTTGCAGTTGATGGAGTATTACTTTATGCTTCTTATTTAAGTAAGGATTTTGATGTTCTTGCTATTGGTATTGGTGGTGAAGATGAAAGCCATTTAAAAGTATCTCATTTTTTGCATTTAAAAGGAGAAAGTAAAGCAAGTGCTATATTTGATGATAAATTACTTTCGCCAAATGAGTATCTAAATGGCTATTTAAAAAGCCCGGAAAAATTTAGACAAGATTATAAAACCTTACTTGATTTTACTAAAAGCTTAAATGAAAAACTACATATTTATAAGATTTTAGAAAGCCAACGAAGTTTGCTTATAAGTTGTATTTTAATCGCACTAGAAAATGAAGCCTTTAAAAGCTCCTATGCTTCATACAAAACAGCAAAAAATTTAGCAGAAGCACTTGTTAAGACAGTTTCAGATGAATTAGAAAATGCAAATATAGGATTAGAAAAATTAAACAACTTAAATATCCAGTTTAGTTTCATAAAGACAGATACATCTTTATCTAAAAAAGAAAATGTATTAAAAGAATTGATCGATGAAATTGATGAAAATATCAATCAATTCATAAAAACCCATGAGTATTTTGATGTGTTAGGTCAGTTGTATATAGAATTTTTACGATATGCCAATAGCGATAAAGGCTTAGGGATCGTTTTAACTCCACCACATATAACAGAGTTATTTGCAGAATTAGCACAAGTAAACAAAGACTCAGTTATTTATGATAATTGCACCGGCACAGGTGGATTTTTGATCTCTGCTATGAAAAAAATGCTCCAAGATGCAAAGGGAGATGAAGCTAAAGAAAAAGAAATAAAATCAAAACAACTCATAGGTGTTGAGTATCAGTCGCATATTTTTGCTTTGGCTGTATCAAATATGTATATCCATCAAGATGGAAAAACAAATATTATTAATGGTAGTTGTTTTGATAAAAATGTAATTGACAAAGTCAAAGAGTATAAACCAACTGTTGGTTTTTTAAACCCACCTTATAAATCAAACAAAAAAAATGACACCGATGAGTTTGAATTTATCCTTAATAATTTGGAATGCTTGGTAGATGGTGGGACTTGCATCGCTATCGTGCCTATGCAAAGTGCATTAGCAACAAAGAGCAATGCTTATGAGCTTAAAAAGAACATTCTAAAAAACCATACCCTTGAAGCTGTTTTGTCAATGCCTGATGAATTGTTTTTTAATTCAAAAGTTGGAGTGGTTTCTTGCATAATGATATTTAAAGCACACAAGCCACATCCAAAAAATAAAGAAACTTATTTTGGTTATTATAAAGATGATGGATTTGTAAAACGCAAAATACGAGGCAGATTTGATGCCTTTGGAAAGTGGGAAGCTATAAAAGAAAAATGGATCTCAAACTATATCAACAAAAAACAAGAAGCTGGTTTTAGTGTTAGTAAAATTATAACAGCCGATGATGAGTGGTGTGCGGAGGCCTATATGCAGACAGATTATATAAAACTTAGCGAAGAAGACTTTGAAAACACTGTTTTAAATTATGCTACTTTTTTGTTTAATAACAAAATACAAGGCTAA
- a CDS encoding restriction endonuclease subunit S, producing MNDLVRLSELFDIKYGNSLELINLEQCKSTDRGATPFISRTEKNNGVSAFVYEMFDIKPNTAHTLSVAVGGSVLATFYQPQPYYTGYHIMVLSPKKEMSVIQMLFYSKCIYANKYRYNYGRQANKTLKDLLIPKDIPHQLLTKMSNYKNNLQAKMLSKPVSNEKLSLNTDSWKEFYIKDLFDITGSKTTSMIELEEYGIGKYPYVTTQASNNGIEGFYDFSTEDGNVLSIDSAVLGYCSYQPFDFSASDHVEKLIPKFKMNKYIAMFLVTILNLEQYRYNYGRKASQTRIKKMKIKLPAKNGEVDFEFMENYIKSLNYSQTL from the coding sequence ATGAATGATTTGGTTAGATTATCTGAGTTGTTTGATATTAAGTATGGAAATAGTCTTGAGTTAATAAATCTAGAACAGTGCAAGTCTACAGACCGTGGAGCTACACCTTTTATTTCAAGAACAGAGAAAAACAACGGTGTTTCCGCTTTTGTTTATGAAATGTTTGACATAAAACCAAATACAGCCCATACTTTATCTGTTGCTGTTGGTGGCTCAGTTTTAGCAACATTTTATCAGCCTCAACCTTATTATACTGGCTATCATATCATGGTGTTATCACCTAAAAAAGAGATGTCAGTGATTCAAATGCTCTTTTATTCAAAATGTATTTATGCTAACAAATACAGATATAACTACGGAAGACAAGCAAACAAAACCTTAAAAGATTTATTAATCCCCAAAGATATACCACATCAGCTTTTAACTAAAATGTCTAATTATAAAAACAACTTACAAGCAAAGATGCTTTCAAAACCAGTGTCTAATGAAAAGTTAAGCTTAAATACCGATAGCTGGAAAGAATTCTACATAAAAGATTTATTTGATATAACAGGAAGTAAAACAACTTCTATGATAGAATTAGAAGAATATGGCATCGGAAAATACCCTTATGTAACAACACAAGCATCTAATAACGGTATCGAAGGATTTTATGATTTTAGCACAGAAGATGGAAATGTTTTGAGTATAGATAGTGCTGTTTTAGGGTATTGCTCTTATCAGCCCTTTGATTTTTCAGCAAGTGATCATGTAGAAAAGCTAATTCCAAAATTTAAAATGAATAAATATATTGCTATGTTTTTAGTAACAATCCTTAACCTAGAACAATACAGGTATAATTATGGTCGCAAAGCAAGTCAAACAAGAATAAAAAAAATGAAAATAAAACTACCTGCAAAAAATGGAGAAGTTGATTTTGAATTTATGGAAAATTATATAAAATCACTTAATTACTCACAAACATTATAA
- a CDS encoding DUF507 family protein, whose amino-acid sequence MRIKLPHTPYIARKIAIDLLNSSFVTLNAGIEPITEIAQNILTEDVKKEKALEEKVNELLESNEDEMDLMQIDRKNMFWLVKKKLAPEFDVVLSFEDRYSNVAHMILDSLLDDVLIEYNVSENRVKNIIYNSIDGYLKIYEKIEDEVLDKIENYKRKLVPGSEEYDLVFEKLYQDELQKRGML is encoded by the coding sequence ATGCGTATAAAACTTCCGCACACACCATACATAGCACGAAAAATAGCCATAGATTTATTAAACTCAAGCTTCGTTACACTAAACGCAGGTATAGAACCTATAACAGAAATAGCTCAAAATATATTAACAGAAGATGTAAAAAAAGAAAAAGCACTTGAAGAAAAAGTCAATGAGCTTTTAGAAAGTAACGAAGATGAAATGGATCTTATGCAGATCGATAGAAAAAATATGTTTTGGTTGGTTAAGAAAAAACTAGCACCTGAATTTGATGTTGTTTTATCATTTGAAGATAGATACAGCAATGTAGCACATATGATACTGGATTCTCTCTTGGATGATGTATTGATAGAATACAATGTATCAGAAAATAGAGTAAAAAACATCATCTACAACTCAATAGATGGCTATCTAAAAATATATGAAAAGATAGAAGATGAGGTTCTTGATAAGATAGAAAATTACAAAAGAAAGCTTGTGCCAGGAAGTGAAGAGTATGACTTGGTATTTGAAAAGTTATACCAAGATGAGCTTCAAAAAAGAGGTATGCTTTAA
- the carA gene encoding glutamine-hydrolyzing carbamoyl-phosphate synthase small subunit: MDAYIYIENGVFLKAKAFGVGGECAAELVFNTSLTGYEEILTDPSYAGQCVVFTMPEIGIVGINDDDMQSPKIQANTIIVRSYNEFDSNFRSKKTLGEFFKEQGKFGIYDIDTRYLTKMLRDEGALMAYISTTTSDKEILKQKLQQAGHIQDTNYVSKVSSKQSYTYNTASWDNISQSYKNLKSVGKKVAVLDFGVKSSILNEICEVGIEVEVYPHDTNADILIDKYKNKQINGVFLSNGPGEPKKLTSQIAEIKKLIQARVPIFGICLGHQLLSNAFGYPTYKLKFGQHGANHPVQNLETKAIEITTQNHNYNVPEEIAEVATITHRNLFDNTIEGVRYKDYPIFSVQHHPEASGGPNESRYIFRQFLDIL, translated from the coding sequence ATGGATGCTTATATCTATATAGAAAATGGAGTTTTTTTAAAAGCAAAAGCATTTGGAGTAGGTGGCGAGTGTGCTGCTGAGCTTGTTTTTAATACATCTCTAACAGGCTATGAAGAGATACTTACAGATCCTAGTTATGCAGGTCAGTGTGTAGTATTTACTATGCCAGAGATAGGAATTGTAGGTATAAACGATGATGATATGCAAAGCCCAAAGATACAAGCTAATACCATCATTGTAAGAAGCTACAACGAATTTGACTCAAATTTTAGATCTAAAAAAACTCTTGGCGAATTTTTCAAAGAACAAGGAAAATTTGGCATTTATGATATAGATACAAGATATCTTACAAAGATGCTAAGAGATGAGGGTGCCTTGATGGCATACATCTCAACCACTACAAGTGATAAAGAAATTTTAAAACAAAAGCTACAACAAGCAGGACATATACAAGATACAAACTATGTAAGCAAAGTAAGTTCAAAACAAAGCTACACCTACAACACGGCATCTTGGGATAATATATCTCAAAGTTACAAAAATCTAAAAAGTGTTGGCAAAAAAGTAGCTGTGCTTGACTTTGGAGTAAAGAGTTCTATCTTGAATGAAATTTGCGAAGTAGGCATAGAGGTAGAGGTATATCCTCACGATACAAATGCTGATATTTTGATAGATAAGTATAAAAACAAGCAAATAAACGGTGTATTTTTATCAAATGGACCAGGCGAACCTAAAAAGCTAACATCGCAAATAGCCGAGATAAAAAAGCTAATCCAAGCTAGAGTGCCTATCTTTGGTATCTGTCTAGGTCATCAGCTCTTATCAAATGCCTTTGGATATCCTACTTATAAGCTAAAATTTGGACAACACGGAGCAAACCACCCAGTCCAAAACCTTGAAACAAAAGCCATAGAGATAACCACCCAAAACCACAACTACAATGTCCCAGAAGAGATAGCCGAAGTAGCTACCATAACCCATAGGAATTTATTTGACAACACTATAGAAGGCGTAAGGTATAAAGACTATCCTATATTTTCAGTCCAGCACCACCCAGAAGCAAGTGGCGGACCAAATGAAAGCAGATATATCTTTAGGCAGTTTTTAGACATACTCTGA
- a CDS encoding sulfite exporter TauE/SafE family protein: MCGGFLSLQSIAVQKKDILSSFLLSLSYHIARVISYSLLGAIFGAFGGVFAISSNSRALLFFIVGVLLVLLATALWVRGGFLHLIENDKISRLVTKSIFALSKKGFIGFAIAGFLNGLLPCGLVYYFLAMSIVSDSALQGMLIMFVFGLSTLPSMLGAVTLFGFISVRFKQMMFKVSLAIIMINGVYLAFLGYTAYG, translated from the coding sequence ATGTGTGGTGGTTTTTTGAGTTTGCAGTCTATCGCCGTGCAAAAAAAAGATATACTTTCATCATTTTTACTAAGCCTATCATACCACATCGCAAGAGTCATTTCATACTCATTGCTTGGAGCTATATTTGGTGCTTTTGGAGGTGTATTTGCTATCTCTTCAAACTCTAGGGCTTTACTCTTTTTTATTGTAGGTGTCTTGCTTGTGCTTTTAGCCACCGCGCTTTGGGTTCGTGGTGGATTTTTACACCTTATAGAAAATGACAAAATTTCAAGGCTAGTAACCAAGAGTATATTTGCACTAAGCAAAAAAGGCTTTATAGGCTTTGCTATTGCTGGATTTTTAAACGGTCTTTTACCTTGTGGTTTGGTTTATTATTTTCTTGCTATGTCTATCGTAAGTGACTCAGCCCTGCAAGGTATGCTTATCATGTTTGTATTTGGATTAAGCACTTTGCCGAGTATGTTGGGTGCTGTTACACTTTTTGGCTTTATCTCCGTGAGATTTAAACAGATGATGTTTAAGGTATCACTTGCTATCATAATGATAAACGGAGTTTATCTAGCATTTTTAGGATATACGGCATATGGATGA
- a CDS encoding PAS domain-containing sensor histidine kinase gives MDDIKDKFEQYQYAIEASNIVSKTDMNGIITFVNDEFCQMSGYTKQELIGKNHNIVRHPDASQDVFKNLWDTILSKKVYKGIIKNLTKGKKTIYLHTTISPILNSKGDIEEFVAIRYDTTKLIELNEQLISQEQELKKLNENLEMIVQEKTMELRVLNENLQDIIKSEVAKNEEQTKIILTQSRLASMGEMIANIAHQWRQPLNELSITLFKMSKDKNKFNESYEKCKNIIKNMSNTIEDFKNFFSTSKAPEAFFISDALHDSIMMLQGTFEKKQINVSINTEFDTEIFGYKSKLTQVIINILNNAKDACVERNIKNKQIKITTSQEQDLAVISICDNAGGISDDIIDKIFEPYFTTKHSSQGTGIGLYMSKLIIDKLKGVIMVKNKDNGACFSIKIPIKGELSE, from the coding sequence ATGGATGATATAAAAGATAAATTTGAACAGTATCAATACGCTATAGAGGCAAGTAACATAGTATCAAAAACAGACATGAACGGTATAATAACATTTGTAAACGATGAGTTTTGTCAGATGAGTGGATACACCAAACAAGAGCTTATAGGTAAAAATCACAACATAGTAAGGCATCCGGATGCAAGTCAAGATGTGTTTAAAAACCTATGGGATACGATACTGTCAAAAAAAGTCTACAAAGGTATAATCAAAAACCTCACAAAAGGCAAAAAAACCATCTATCTGCACACCACTATATCGCCCATCCTAAACTCAAAAGGCGATATAGAGGAATTTGTAGCTATAAGGTACGATACTACTAAGCTCATAGAGCTAAATGAACAGCTTATATCGCAAGAACAAGAGCTAAAAAAGCTAAATGAAAACCTAGAAATGATAGTCCAAGAAAAGACAATGGAGTTAAGGGTCTTAAATGAAAATTTGCAAGATATCATAAAATCCGAAGTAGCTAAAAACGAAGAGCAAACAAAAATCATACTAACTCAGTCTCGCCTGGCATCTATGGGTGAGATGATAGCAAATATCGCTCATCAGTGGAGACAGCCTCTAAACGAGCTTAGTATTACACTTTTTAAAATGAGTAAGGATAAAAATAAATTTAACGAATCCTATGAAAAATGCAAAAACATCATAAAAAATATGTCAAACACGATAGAGGACTTTAAAAATTTCTTCTCCACAAGCAAAGCACCAGAAGCATTTTTTATATCTGATGCCTTGCATGATTCTATTATGATGCTTCAAGGGACATTTGAGAAAAAGCAGATAAATGTATCTATAAATACCGAGTTTGATACAGAGATCTTTGGCTATAAGTCCAAACTAACACAAGTCATCATAAATATACTAAACAACGCCAAAGATGCCTGTGTAGAGCGAAATATAAAAAACAAGCAGATAAAGATAACTACATCACAAGAACAAGACCTAGCCGTCATAAGCATATGTGATAATGCGGGCGGTATAAGCGATGATATCATAGATAAGATTTTTGAGCCTTATTTTACTACAAAGCACTCATCACAAGGAACGGGCATAGGGCTTTATATGTCAAAGCTTATCATAGATAAATTAAAAGGTGTTATAATGGTAAAAAACAAAGACAATGGAGCTTGCTTTAGCATAAAAATACCAATAAAAGGAGAACTTAGTGAGTGA
- a CDS encoding response regulator transcription factor, which produces MSEILQNLTILFIEDENETRKLMEDVLKDEFAKVIVAQNGDEGLKKFKKYTPDMVVSDIAMPILDGLDMSKAIKEISPTTPVVLLSAYSEKEKLLKAIELGIDKYILKPIDVDEFLLSLAHIASSKISSTCIVDISKEYKFDKTKRILIKKDKEITLTKKELAFVSLLVKRLGTVVLHEEIKDVVWIGESVTEAAIRTFVKRIRDKTDERFIKNAPGLGYKIDIR; this is translated from the coding sequence GTGAGTGAAATTTTACAAAATTTAACAATACTTTTCATAGAAGATGAAAACGAGACAAGAAAACTCATGGAAGATGTCTTAAAAGATGAGTTCGCTAAAGTCATAGTTGCACAAAACGGCGATGAAGGTCTTAAAAAATTTAAAAAATACACCCCAGATATGGTAGTAAGTGATATAGCTATGCCTATACTAGATGGGCTTGATATGTCAAAAGCTATCAAAGAAATATCACCAACTACACCTGTAGTGCTTCTTTCAGCATATAGTGAAAAAGAAAAACTCCTAAAAGCCATAGAGCTAGGTATAGACAAATATATCCTAAAACCTATAGATGTGGATGAGTTTTTACTATCTCTAGCTCACATAGCAAGTTCTAAAATAAGCTCTACATGTATAGTAGATATATCAAAAGAGTATAAATTTGATAAAACCAAACGAATACTTATAAAAAAAGACAAAGAGATAACTTTGACAAAAAAAGAGCTAGCTTTTGTATCTCTGCTAGTAAAAAGACTAGGTACTGTTGTGCTACACGAAGAGATAAAAGATGTAGTATGGATAGGCGAGAGTGTCACCGAAGCAGCCATCAGGACCTTTGTCAAAAGGATACGCGACAAGACTGATGAGCGCTTTATCAAAAATGCCCCAGGTCTAGGATATAAAATAGATATAAGATAA